Within Gimesia chilikensis, the genomic segment TGCTCAAGCCTTCCTGCCGACGCTCCAGATCTTCCAGTACGCTTTTGCGAGCCTGGTACGCAGAGCGACGTTCCCGCAATTCGGACAGCTGTTGCGTGCGCTGATCCTGCTGACTGAGCAGATCCTGTTGTTTTTCATCGACGGCAGAGAGTGCCTGTGCGAACTCGGCGACTTTATCACCCGCGGTGCGGAAGCGCGCAGTACACTCTTCGACCACCGCCTCGGCCTCTTCGACGCGTGCTTCCAGCTGCAGGCGTTTTTCATTCGCCTTGGTCATCGAGTTGCTGACAGTTTCCTGCTGAGTCTGCATGGAAAACAGACGATTATCCAGAGCCAGCGACTGCTTGTTGAACTCGTGCATCTGCTGCCGTTTCTGCTGGATTTCTTCGCTGATCGCATCCAGTTCCGCAGTGACTACGGTAATACGTTCCTGGGCTTCCTGCAGTTTTGCCCGCTGCAGTTCAAAGCCGGCTTCGGAATTTTCTTTCTCCTGTGTGACCGCTTCCAGATCCCGCTGGATTTCCGTCGTACGCTTGGCCATCAGAATCCGCTGCTTACGCAGCCGGGTGATTTCGGTTTCGAATTCCGTTTTCCGCTCGAGCTGATGTTCGATGGCAGTCTGGTTGCCAGCGATCCCTTCACGGTGAGAAGCCAGTTGCTTTTCCACGGTGCGGAGCTGATCCTCGAATTCGGATACTTCAGCGTCGATGGCGCCCAGTTTATCTTCGTATTCCTGGTAACCCGCATTCAGTTCATCGATCCGCTTCTGATACTGACCGATCTGGTTATGCAAGGTTGAGAGTTGTGCGGTCAGATGTCGCCAGTCATCAGCAGCCATCCCCATCCAGAGTTTGCGCAGCTCTGTTGATGCCTCACGATATTTTGCCGCCTTGGAAGCCTGGCTCCGCGTTGAGTTGAGCTGGGCTTCCACCTCGTCGACGATGTCCGTCAGGCGGAGGATATTCTGTCCGACCCGTTCCAGTTTCCTTTCGGCGTCCACCTTGCGGGCTTTATAGCGGCTGATACCCGCTGCCTCTTCAAAGACGACGCGCCGGGTAGCCGCGTTAGCCTGCAGAATCTGATCGACGCGTCCCTGTTCAATAATACTGTAGGCCGAGGTGGCTGCTCCGGTCCCCATGAACAGGTCACGGATGTCTTTCAGGCGTACCGGATTCCGGTTGAGCAGATATTCCGAATCGCCGTTCTTCCAGAGACGGCGTCCGATGTGGACTTCTTCGGCGTCGATATCCAGAAACCGTTCGGTATTCTTGAACGTCAACGTTGCTTCAGCATAGGCGTTTGCTTTACGACCTTTGGATCCGTTGAAGATCACATCGGTCATATCTTTGCCGCGGAGGCTCTTGGGACTCTGGTCGCCCAAAACCCACTTGATTCCGTCGACAACGTTACTCTTACCACTTCCGTTGGGCCCGACAACGCAAGTAATGCCTTCCGAAAATTCAAAAATGGTCCGATCGGCAAAACTCTTAAAGCCGAACAGTTCCAATGATTTCAGCATCACTAAACCTTAAACGGGAAATTAAACAACAGACGTCTTAATGAGCAGGGAGTCAGGCACGGTGATTACAATCAAGGTGCCTGACCGTCCTTGCCGGATTATTTTTTGAAGTAACGTAACCAGCTATCGAAGGCACCTCGCTTCACGAATTTACCTTCCTCATCCGTAGGACTGGATTTCGGCTTCCGTGTATCAGACAGACTGGCTTCACCTTTGTTGTCTGAATCACCTTCGGCCTCTGCCCGTTCCCGCATTTCCTCTTCATATTCCGATTTTTTGGAACGTTTCGACTGAGGAGCTCCATCGTGGAAGATATTGGGGACCATATTTTCGTTGCCGACGCGTGAACCTTTACGACGTTTCGGCTTTGTAGATTTCATCTCGCCCGATTTCAGAGCCATCAACGAATCTTCCGGTTCGGGTCGGAAGTACATCCGGCCCCCTTCCGGCAGTGCATCGATTTCAACCTGTCCGTCAATGTTCCCCTGGCGGTGTGCCTGCAGGATCATGGCGGCGATATCGGGATAGCTGGCTCCCATCTCCACAGCGGTGCGAATCACAACGGCAATGTTCCGTGAGACCTTCTTTCGCTGGTCGGGTTCGCCGACTTCGTATTTACTGACAATCACTTCCTCACTGCCAGCAGCGCCGGTCACCAGCACTTCGCCGGCCCGCACTGCCATGGGAACCCGGAACTCCTGCTCAGAACCAAACAGCACTACTTCCGGATGTTTCCGGTGCGTAATATGAATCATCGGCCCGCCATTACGGGCATTGCTGCCCTCTTTCTGGTCGGGATCGTGACTGGTTCCCTGCTCCAGTTCCGTCTGCAGCACGTGCAGCAGGAACTGACCATTCATGTCTTCACCACGAATGAAGGGATCATTTTTATCCAGAGTCCAGAGTGCCCGGAAAGCCCCGTAACGGGTTTCGGCACTGGTCATGCACATCAGATCCCGCAGGTAGAGGTGAGCCTCCGGCTCGTCAATTGCCGACATCGCAGCCAGGGCATAGACGCGGAACGCAGGTTCCTCGCGGGCAGCTTCAGCCAGATGCTTCAGACCCGCTCCTTCTCCCAGGTAAGCCAGCGCGACCGCAGCGTGGAATCGGACTTCGAGCAATGGGCTCTTCAACGCCATCTTGAGAATCGGAATCGATTTCTTACCAATGGCCTCCAGTTGAATGGAAGCCCGTTCCGCTTTCTCGGGGATCATAATTTCTTCACTCAGCTTCTGCATGCGTACGCGTTGCGCCACATCGGTTTCCCGGAAGGCGATATACCGTACGACCTGCAGATAACGTGAATCGTTGTGTTTGTAGCGTGGCTTGAGTTTCAGCACTACTTTCTTATCGGTCTTGGCTTCGGCCAGAGGCTCTTCGATTCCGTATTGATCAAAATGGTGGAACCGTGTGCCGATCTTGTTGGCGATACGCTGCGCGTTACGAATACTCTTGAAATCGTTTCGCAGGTACAGTGCCAGATCCCGGTCTTCCGCGGTGGAGACCCCACCGGCCAGAATACGACCACGGCGGAGCATTCCGTTGGCAACTTCGACGTCCTCGCCCATCGGCGGAATCAGAATTGGACCTTTGGCTTTCGCCAGGATATGACCTTTGAGCAAACCGCGTCCCTGAATCATTGCCTGTT encodes:
- a CDS encoding flagellar basal body P-ring protein FlgI, translated to MKNFVNPFIVLITLAFSFAGCQELDLKPQSWLKNVNMRSQSPDEEEEDFSELEKFETKVETPFVGDYTQITGKNLIALQGVGLVTGLKGTGGNPPPSVHREALLREMRRRNVKNPNMILRSPSTALVIVKAYLPPLIRKGESFDVEVYLPGNSEATSLEGGWLMEAYLAEQAMIQGRGLLKGHILAKAKGPILIPPMGEDVEVANGMLRRGRILAGGVSTAEDRDLALYLRNDFKSIRNAQRIANKIGTRFHHFDQYGIEEPLAEAKTDKKVVLKLKPRYKHNDSRYLQVVRYIAFRETDVAQRVRMQKLSEEIMIPEKAERASIQLEAIGKKSIPILKMALKSPLLEVRFHAAVALAYLGEGAGLKHLAEAAREEPAFRVYALAAMSAIDEPEAHLYLRDLMCMTSAETRYGAFRALWTLDKNDPFIRGEDMNGQFLLHVLQTELEQGTSHDPDQKEGSNARNGGPMIHITHRKHPEVVLFGSEQEFRVPMAVRAGEVLVTGAAGSEEVIVSKYEVGEPDQRKKVSRNIAVVIRTAVEMGASYPDIAAMILQAHRQGNIDGQVEIDALPEGGRMYFRPEPEDSLMALKSGEMKSTKPKRRKGSRVGNENMVPNIFHDGAPQSKRSKKSEYEEEMRERAEAEGDSDNKGEASLSDTRKPKSSPTDEEGKFVKRGAFDSWLRYFKK